One window of Pelobates fuscus isolate aPelFus1 chromosome 9, aPelFus1.pri, whole genome shotgun sequence genomic DNA carries:
- the LOC134573211 gene encoding histo-blood group ABO system transferase-like: protein MLYTKPEITKPPRTVVLMLTSWLAPIVWNGTYNSDILNAQFHQRKVRIGLTVFAIKKYVIFLKNFIESAEKFFIIGHKVHYYIFTDRTQDISKFSLGDGRSMDIIEVKSYQRWQDITMRRMEIIWNYSLQRFINEVDYLVCADVDLIFSDHVGVEILSDVFGVIHPGFFGASRKEFTHERRPQSEGYIPFDEGDFYYTGCYFGGRVQEIYKLANFCNNAMLADKANNIEALWHDESYLNKYFLHYKPTKLLSPEYAWNYYYGSPTLVQRKRLVHVEKDFKTIRSK, encoded by the exons aTGTTATACACGAAGCCTGAAATTACCAAACCACC GAGGACTGTTGTTCTGATGCTGACTTCTTGGCTTGCACCTATTGTTTGGAATGGCACCTACAACAGTGATATATTGAATGCTCAATTCCATCAGCGAAAAGTCCGCATTGGACTCACAGTATTTGCCATTAAAAA ATATGTAATTTTTCTCAAAAACTTTATTGAATCAGCTGAAAAATTCTTTATAATAGGACACAAGGTTCATTACTATATTTTCACTGATCGCACCCAAGACATTTCCAAATTTAGTCTTGGTGACGGGAGAAGCATGGACATCATAGAAGTCAAATCATACCAAAGATGGCAAGATATAACTATGCGGAGAATGGAAATAATCTGGAATTATTCCCTTCAACGTTTCATCAACGAAGTAGATTACTTAGTGTGTGCTGACGTGGACCTGATTTTTTCAGATCATGTTGGAGTAGAGATACTAAGTGATGTTTTTGGAGTTATTCATCCAGGGTTTTTTGGAGCTTCCCGCAAAGAGTTCACACACGAACGCCGCCCTCAGTCTGAAGGATATATTCCATTTGACGAAGGAGATTTTTACTACACAGGATGCTACTTTGGGGGTAGAGTACAAGAGATTTATAAATTGGCTAACTTTTGCAATAATGCCATGCTGGCTGACAAAGCAAATAATATAGAGGCCCTGTGGCATGATGAAAgctatttaaacaaatattttctTCACTACAAACCAACCAAACTTCTATCTCCTGAGTATGCGTGGAACTATTATTATGGCTCTCCAACTCTTGTCCAGAGAAAGAGACTTGTCCATGTTGAAAAAGACTTTAAAACAATTCGGAGCAAATGA